The Prunus persica cultivar Lovell chromosome G8, Prunus_persica_NCBIv2, whole genome shotgun sequence genome includes a region encoding these proteins:
- the LOC18768813 gene encoding uncharacterized protein LOC18768813 isoform X1, producing MDAILLADLNLVSMIRKEREKRDIERQKEWLASGEEERRFLLRLVLGMGGCQSFGRKSKALDNQTARHANPTFHGCTCSLVEIGHAPPQSMLRRSLTFSSFNSHKHLNKSVLLSGWRGRPYAGNANAAAAEADAEAEAEAEAVAEAPKRNVRRVKGKRLSKAERQAMLEPFVNKYRAMNAGAFPTVSCAQKELGGSYYVVKGILQELQYKAKMSPWSPVSADMPKQEEVREIESLAQVEENSNSQVSVHASTETDSEVTYDADLPGQEGVGEMESLTQCEENSISEVSADAGVQNDSEETYDTDLPGQEEVGEIESLTGVEDNSTYGVSADASGRHLEANEEAQASSSVEILSEEVITRGSDSDLVATQSNFLKVDSVESSYKDPDELSNSKEEAKQNLSGSISKECQLSEERFEVVSYPFGKSENSERAEAEADKQDFVAKEKDLPIGEANRASLPSFGDIQDMKKQEHALEDLPDYDDLKCKREKYEEIPLPDKLPKDLPGRQADDAEPSSKSTLWGNMKSFANGIISIFRKL from the exons ATGGATGCTATCTTGTTAGCTGACCTGAATCTTGTGTCAATGATtcggaaagagagagaaaagagggaCATAGAGAGACAAAAAGAATGGTTGGCCAGTGGTGAGGAGGAGAGGCGGTTCCTGCTCAGGTTGGTACTTGGAATGGGTGGCTGTCAGAGTTTTGGG AGAAAATCAAAGGCTTTAGACAATCAGACAGCGCGACATGCAAATCCTACTTTCCATGGATGTACTTGTAGCCTTGTAGAGATAGGGCATGCCCCGCCACAGAGCATGTTACGAAGAAGCCTCACTTTTTCCTCCTTCAACTCCCACAAGCACCTTAACAAATCTG TTTTATTGAGTGGGTGGCGTGGAAGGCCATACGCCGGTAACGCTAACGCTGCAGCTGCAGAGGCAGATGCAGAGGCAGAggcagaagcagaagcagtGGCAGAAGCACCAAAACGAAATGTCCGCAGAGTTAAAGGGAAAAGGCTTTCCAAAGCGGAGCGCCAAGCTATGCTTGAACCCTTTGTCAACAA GTACAGAGCAATGAATGCTGGGGCATTCCCTACTGTTTCATGTGCTCAGAAAGAACTGGGTGGCTCTTACTATGTGGTAAAGGGCATCCTTCAGGAGTTACAATACAAAGCTAAGATGTCACCCTGGTCTCCCGTAAGTGCGGATAtgccaaaacaagaagaagttAGAGAAATTGAATCTTTGGCTCAAGTTGAAGAGAATTCAAACAGTCAGGTGTCAGTACATGCCAGCACTGAAACTGATTCTGAGGTGACATATGATGCTGATCTGCCAGGACAAGAGGGTGTTGGTGAAATGGAATCTTTGACTCAATGTGAAGAGAATTCAATCTCTGAGGTGTCCGCAGATGCGGGTGTTCAAAATGATTCTGAAGAGACATATGATACTGATCTTCCGGGACAAGAAGAAGTTGGAGAAATTGAATCTCTGACTGGAGTTGAAGATAATTCAACCTATGGGGTGTCAGCAGATGCCAGTGGCAGGCATTTAGAAGCCAATGAAGAGGCACAGGCTTCCTCCTCAGTTGAGATCTTGTCTGAAGAGGTTATCACTCGA GGAAGTGATTCTGATCTTGTTGCAACACAAAGTAATTTTCTGAAAGTGGATTCTGTGGAATCTTCTTATAAAGACCCTGATGAACTTAGTAATAGTAAGGAGGAAGCTAAGCAGAATCTTTCTGGTTCTATTTCTAAAGAATGTCAACTGTCAGAAGAAAGATTCGAGGTTGTTTCTTATCCATTTGGCAAATCTGAGAATAGTGAAAGAGCGGAAGCTGAAGCTGACAAACAAGATTTtgttgcaaaagaaaaagatctgCCAATAGGGGAAGCTAATAGAGCCTCTCTTCCAAGTTTTGGTGATATACAGGATatgaaaaaacaagaacatgCCTTAGAAGATCTACCAGATTATGATGATTTAAAgtgtaaaagagagaaatatgaAGAGATCCCTCTGCCAGACAAACTTCCCAA
- the LOC18768813 gene encoding uncharacterized protein LOC18768813 isoform X2 yields the protein MLRRSLTFSSFNSHKHLNKSVLLSGWRGRPYAGNANAAAAEADAEAEAEAEAVAEAPKRNVRRVKGKRLSKAERQAMLEPFVNKYRAMNAGAFPTVSCAQKELGGSYYVVKGILQELQYKAKMSPWSPVSADMPKQEEVREIESLAQVEENSNSQVSVHASTETDSEVTYDADLPGQEGVGEMESLTQCEENSISEVSADAGVQNDSEETYDTDLPGQEEVGEIESLTGVEDNSTYGVSADASGRHLEANEEAQASSSVEILSEEVITRGSDSDLVATQSNFLKVDSVESSYKDPDELSNSKEEAKQNLSGSISKECQLSEERFEVVSYPFGKSENSERAEAEADKQDFVAKEKDLPIGEANRASLPSFGDIQDMKKQEHALEDLPDYDDLKCKREKYEEIPLPDKLPKDLPGRQADDAEPSSKSTLWGNMKSFANGIISIFRKL from the exons ATGTTACGAAGAAGCCTCACTTTTTCCTCCTTCAACTCCCACAAGCACCTTAACAAATCTG TTTTATTGAGTGGGTGGCGTGGAAGGCCATACGCCGGTAACGCTAACGCTGCAGCTGCAGAGGCAGATGCAGAGGCAGAggcagaagcagaagcagtGGCAGAAGCACCAAAACGAAATGTCCGCAGAGTTAAAGGGAAAAGGCTTTCCAAAGCGGAGCGCCAAGCTATGCTTGAACCCTTTGTCAACAA GTACAGAGCAATGAATGCTGGGGCATTCCCTACTGTTTCATGTGCTCAGAAAGAACTGGGTGGCTCTTACTATGTGGTAAAGGGCATCCTTCAGGAGTTACAATACAAAGCTAAGATGTCACCCTGGTCTCCCGTAAGTGCGGATAtgccaaaacaagaagaagttAGAGAAATTGAATCTTTGGCTCAAGTTGAAGAGAATTCAAACAGTCAGGTGTCAGTACATGCCAGCACTGAAACTGATTCTGAGGTGACATATGATGCTGATCTGCCAGGACAAGAGGGTGTTGGTGAAATGGAATCTTTGACTCAATGTGAAGAGAATTCAATCTCTGAGGTGTCCGCAGATGCGGGTGTTCAAAATGATTCTGAAGAGACATATGATACTGATCTTCCGGGACAAGAAGAAGTTGGAGAAATTGAATCTCTGACTGGAGTTGAAGATAATTCAACCTATGGGGTGTCAGCAGATGCCAGTGGCAGGCATTTAGAAGCCAATGAAGAGGCACAGGCTTCCTCCTCAGTTGAGATCTTGTCTGAAGAGGTTATCACTCGA GGAAGTGATTCTGATCTTGTTGCAACACAAAGTAATTTTCTGAAAGTGGATTCTGTGGAATCTTCTTATAAAGACCCTGATGAACTTAGTAATAGTAAGGAGGAAGCTAAGCAGAATCTTTCTGGTTCTATTTCTAAAGAATGTCAACTGTCAGAAGAAAGATTCGAGGTTGTTTCTTATCCATTTGGCAAATCTGAGAATAGTGAAAGAGCGGAAGCTGAAGCTGACAAACAAGATTTtgttgcaaaagaaaaagatctgCCAATAGGGGAAGCTAATAGAGCCTCTCTTCCAAGTTTTGGTGATATACAGGATatgaaaaaacaagaacatgCCTTAGAAGATCTACCAGATTATGATGATTTAAAgtgtaaaagagagaaatatgaAGAGATCCCTCTGCCAGACAAACTTCCCAA